AACTGCTCCGGGCTCCTGGGGAAGAGAAcggagggaaaggagggaaaaggaggaaaggggagagcACAGGCCCTGGTAGACATCTTATCTTGGACGTTTGACCTGGATGCGTGGAAAGAATGAGCAGAAAGGGAGGTGCGGAGCAGGAAGGCACCCCCTAACTCTTGGGTCAGCGGCGGCCAGTGCCCGCCCAAAGCTTTGGAACGCCTTGGAGCGAAGTCCTCGGTAGGGGTTCTGGGAGGAGAGGACGGCCCTCCCGGTAGAGCGCTATCGAGCGTCGGCCTGGAGCCACCTGGATAGATGGGGGCCGTGTCTAAGCCCCTGTCGCTCGTGGGCGCCCGGGGCTGGGGTCCGGAgcggcggggaggggcgggggtcaCCGGGGCACGGCACGCGTGCTAACCCCGTGCGCCCGCCGTCAGCACGGAGCCCCTCCCTGCCGCCGCCCGGGAGCCGCTCCTGGCTGCGCTCCAAGACCTAAGCCAGGAGCGGTAGAAGCGCTTCCGCCACAAGCTGCGGGACGCGCCGCTGGACGGCCGCCGCAAACCGTGGGGGCGGCTGGAGGGCGCGGATGCCGTGGACCTCGCGGAGCACCTGATCCATTTCGACGGGCCGGAGCGCGCGCTGGACGCAGCGCGAAAGACCCTAAAGAGGACGGGCGTGCGCGATGTGGCGGCGCGGCTCAAGGAGCAGCGGCTGCGGAGTGAGCGCGGGGTGGGGCTCGCCAGGGTCCCCGCCCTCCGTTCCCTCCCGCCTGGGCAGAGTCCTGGCCACAGGCCTCCATCCTTCCGCTTCCCCAGAAAAGCCCCGGAGCTCTTCCGGCCTGGGCgcgcttcatccacaaattcgcGGGCCCCAGGGCTCCGATCCTGCGGGTGGCCCCGACCCGTGATTGCGCCCCTCCCCACACCAAACAGTCGGCGGGGCCTCACCGCAGTCCTCCCTTTCGGGCTCGGCCCCAGCTCCTCGGCGCTGCTCTCCGTGTCCGGTAGCTCTCTCTCGGTGGGAGGCGCAGGCCCCGAGCTGTCCGGGCCTTGAGCCCTGGGTTTGGAGTACGAGTGTCCTCGAAATCACTCGGAGTTTCCTGACAGCTGGTCCCAGGGAGGAGCGCGGATGGGAGGGGGACTGTGGCGCaacaggggaaactgaggtctgaGCCCGGCGGGGAGGGCAACAGGCCCCTGAGAGGCGGCTGACACAGCCCGCCTCCTCCTCGACCCCCTGTTCCCCTCTCCTCTGTCTggcccttccctgcccccaagaGTACAAGAAGAAATACCGAGAGCACGTGCTCGGGCAGCGCGCCAAGTTGGAGGAGAGGGACGGTCGCTCCGTGAAGATGAGCGAGCGCTTCATCAAACTGCGCATCGCGCCCGAAAGCGCTGGCCTGGAGCACAAGGCTCTGGGGCCCTCGGAGGAGCCGGAGCCGGAGCGCGCTCGGCGATCCGACACCCACACCTTCAACCGCCTGCTCGGCCGCGACGGGGAGGGCCAGAGACCGCCGACCGTGGTGCTGCAGGGCCCGGCGGGCATCGGCAACACCATGGCGGCCAGGAAAATCCTGTACGACTGGGCGACGGGCAAGCTGTACCACGGCCAGGTGGACTTCGCCTTCTTCGTGTCTTGCCGCGAGGTGCTGGAGCGACCGCGCACGTGCAGCCTGGCCGACCGGATCCTAGACCAGTACCCCGACCGCAGCGCGCCGGTTTGGCAGATGCTAGCGCAGTCCAAGCGGCTGCTCTTCATTCTGGACGGCGTGGACGAACTGCCGGCGCCAGGACCCGCCGAGGCCGCGCCCTGCACAGACCCCCTTGAGGCCGCGAGCGGCGCGCGGATGCTGGGCGGCCTGCCGAGCGAGGCGCTGCTGCCCACGGCCCGCGTGCTGGTAACCGCGCTCGCCGCAGCCCCCGGGAGGCTGCAGAGCCGCCTGTGCTCCCCGCAGCGCCCCGAGGTGCGCGGCCCCTCCGACAAGGACAAGAAGAAGAAGTACTTCTACAAGTTCTTCCAGGACGAGTGGAGGGCGGGGCCTGCCTACCGCTTCGCGAAGGAGAATGAGACGCTGTTCTCGCTGTGCTTCGCCGTGTGCTGGATCGTGTGTCCCGTTCTGCGCCAGCTGCTCCAGGTCCTGACCTGTCGCGCACCTCCAAGACCACCACGTCCGTGTACCTGCTTTTCATCGGCAGCGTCCTGAGCTCGGCGCCCGCGGCCGACTGACCCCGCCTGCAGGAAGAGCTCCACGAGCTGTGCCGCCTGGCCTGCGAAGGCGTCCTCGCGGGCAGGGCGCAGTTCTCTGAGAAGGACATGGAACGACTGGAGCTTTGCGGCTCCAAAGTCCAGGCGCAGTTTCTCAGCAAGAAGGAGATGTGCCAGGCGTGCTGGAAACCGAGGTCACCTACCGGTTCATCGACCAGACCTTCCAGGAATTCTTAGCCGTGCTGTCCTACCTGCTGGAGGACGAAAGGGCTCCCCCACCTGCTGGCGGCGTAGGGGCACTTCTGCGGGGGGACCCGGAGCTGCTTGGCCACCTTGCGGCTCACTACGCGCTTCCTTTTCGGGCTACTGAACACAGAGAGGATGCGCGACATCGAGCACCACTTCGGCTGCGCGGTTTCAGAACGCGGGAAGCAGGATGTCCTGAGGTGGGTGCAGGATCAGGGCCAGGGCTGCCCCAGGGCGGCGCCAGAGGGGACGGAGGGGACCCAAGCGCTCCAGCACGCCGGGGagtcagaggaggaggagggcgaaGAGCTCAGCGACCTGCTGGAGCTGCTGTACTGCCGGTACGAGACGCAGGAGGGCGCCCTTGTGCACCAGGCCCTGCGCGGCCTCCCCGAGCTGGCACTGGAGCGAGCGCACTTCAGCAGAATGGACCTGGCCGTCCTGAGCTACTGCGTGCGGTGCTGCCCGGCGGGGCAGGCCCTGCAGCTGGTTAGCTGCAGACTGGCCACTgcacaggagaagaaaaagaagagcctGACGAAGCGGCTACAGGGCAGCCTGGGAGGCAGCTCGTGAGTCCCCAGAGCAGGGCGGCCCTCTTCTGCAGGCCCTCTGTGTGTGGCATGTGTGCATCTTATGCACTGAAGGGTCCATCTGGACCTGGGGAGTGTGTCCAGACCTGACACCTGCTCCCCAGAGGAGAGGCATGACTTCAGG
This region of Mesoplodon densirostris isolate mMesDen1 chromosome 7, mMesDen1 primary haplotype, whole genome shotgun sequence genomic DNA includes:
- the NLRP6 gene encoding LOW QUALITY PROTEIN: NACHT, LRR and PYD domains-containing protein 6 (The sequence of the model RefSeq protein was modified relative to this genomic sequence to represent the inferred CDS: inserted 2 bases in 2 codons; deleted 3 bases in 2 codons; substituted 2 bases at 2 genomic stop codons), which gives rise to MAVRFRPHPNRVFSPQNQTLQIPAARTHTQAARGGCPCAGQQQEFRSRKEQGGCLGGGVSADKQPSPPSPCSFLEESTEPLPAAAREPLLAALQDLSQERXKRFRHKLRDAPLDGRRKPWGRLEGADAVDLAEHLIHFDGPERALDAARKTLKRTGVRDVAARLKEQRLRRLGPSSSALLSVSEYKKKYREHVLGQRAKLEERDGRSVKMSERFIKLRIAPESAGLEHKALGPSEEPEPERARRSDTHTFNRLLGRDGEGQRPPTVVLQGPAGIGNTMAARKILYDWATGKLYHGQVDFAFFVSCREVLERPRTCSLADRILDQYPDRSAPVWQMLAQSKRLLFILDGVDELPAPGPAEAAPCTDPLEAASGARMLGGLPSEALLPTARVLVTALAAAPGRLQSRLCSPQRPEVRGPSDKDKKKKYFYKFFQDEWRAGPAYRFAKENETLFSLCFAVCWIVCPVLRQLLXGPDLSRTSKTTTSVYLLFIGSVLSSAPAADXPRLQEELHELCRLACEGVLAGRAQFSEKDMERLELCGSKVQAQFLSKKEMPGVLETEVTYRFIDQTFQEFLAVLSYLLEDERAPPPAGGVGALLRGDPELLGHLALTTRFLFGLLNTERMRDIEHHFGCAVSERGKQDVLRWVQDQGQGCPRAAPEGTEGTQALQHAGESEEEEGEELSDLLELLYCRYETQEGALVHQALRGLPELALERAHFSRMDLAVLSYCVRCCPAGQALQLVSCRLATAQEKKKKSLTKRLQGSLGGSSSRTTMRKAPGSPMHPLCEWTDRQCGLNTLTLSHCKLPDLVFGDLSEAPTELDLFHSWLSKAGLRALSEGLAWPQCRLQTLRVQQLGLQEVXQYVFGLLQQSPVPTTLDLSGCQLSGTTATYLCAVLQLPGCRLQSLSLTSVELSERSLQELWAVGTAKAGLAITHPALDSDPQPHKGLGSDP